From Actinosynnema mirum DSM 43827, a single genomic window includes:
- a CDS encoding sensor histidine kinase, giving the protein MLVSRVVESSPRFPEGSTVVVDGVEVDAASLTDFLGRQAQDDVLRSGSVAFLCVVVAAALLAWTITGRVLRPVHEVTDAARRLSAESLGERLRLVGPRDEVAELADTFDEMLDRLQAAFDSQRRFVANASHELRTPLSVIRTELDVTLSDPDADAEELRRMAGVVRSAGLRAEQLVSALLLLARTDGIGLAVREPVDVSALVESAWRAVRAEAEQRGVRPVFHLAPAPAVGDPALLERIAGNLLENAVRHNAPDGWVEVRTEGGPVWTVLRVSSSGQLIAPELVEKLFEPFRRGGADRTARTGTGLGLSIVRAAVAAHGGNVQAAAVPGGGLSVTVHLPVAPA; this is encoded by the coding sequence ATGCTCGTCAGCCGGGTGGTCGAGTCGTCGCCGCGCTTCCCCGAGGGCAGCACGGTCGTCGTCGACGGGGTCGAGGTCGACGCGGCCTCCCTCACGGACTTCCTCGGCAGGCAGGCCCAGGACGACGTCCTGCGCTCGGGCAGCGTGGCCTTCCTGTGCGTGGTGGTCGCCGCCGCGCTGCTGGCCTGGACGATCACCGGGCGGGTGCTGCGACCGGTGCACGAGGTCACCGACGCCGCCCGCAGGCTCTCCGCCGAGTCGCTGGGGGAGCGGCTGCGCCTGGTCGGCCCGCGCGACGAGGTCGCGGAGCTGGCCGACACCTTCGACGAGATGCTCGACCGGCTGCAGGCCGCGTTCGACTCGCAGCGGCGGTTCGTCGCCAACGCCTCCCACGAGCTGCGCACCCCCCTGTCGGTGATCCGCACCGAGCTGGACGTGACGCTGTCCGACCCGGACGCGGACGCGGAGGAGCTGCGGCGGATGGCCGGGGTGGTGCGCTCGGCGGGGTTGCGGGCCGAGCAGCTGGTGAGCGCGCTGCTGCTGCTCGCGCGCACGGACGGCATCGGGCTGGCGGTGCGGGAGCCGGTGGACGTGTCCGCGCTCGTGGAGTCGGCGTGGCGCGCGGTGCGGGCCGAGGCCGAGCAGCGCGGGGTGCGCCCGGTGTTCCACCTCGCCCCGGCGCCCGCGGTCGGCGACCCGGCGCTGCTGGAGCGCATCGCGGGGAACCTGCTGGAGAACGCGGTGCGGCACAACGCGCCGGACGGGTGGGTCGAGGTGCGCACCGAGGGCGGGCCGGTGTGGACGGTGCTGCGGGTGTCGTCGTCCGGTCAGCTCATCGCGCCGGAGCTGGTGGAGAAGCTGTTCGAGCCGTTCCGGCGCGGTGGCGCGGACCGGACCGCGCGCACGGGGACGGGCCTTGGCCTGTCGATCGTGCGGGCCGCGGTGGCCGCCCACGGGGGAAACGTGCAGGCAGCGGCGGTGCCGGGGGGTGGCCTGTCGGTCACCGTGCACCTGCCGGTCGCCCCCGCGTGA
- a CDS encoding MarR family transcriptional regulator, whose translation MRFEDRVVALLRTSGEAMTDAEIARALGVVHQQVNAVCRRLAAAGVIVRDDADRPIRNHLPDSLRVVRGLPVPAEVHEVADVSERAVQQRLVDWLLADGWKVVRVADTRSRERGTDVVVERGARTLHVEVKGFPSSRYVDPARAGEVKRTLPAVQARSEFAAALLKGLQLRQAHPDDVVALALPDRLTHRRNLESVASVFPRMGLTVFLVGDDGAVEARWGEQLPAQG comes from the coding sequence ATGAGGTTCGAGGATCGGGTCGTCGCGCTGCTGCGGACCTCCGGGGAGGCGATGACCGACGCTGAGATCGCCCGCGCCCTCGGGGTGGTCCACCAGCAGGTCAACGCGGTCTGCCGCAGGCTCGCCGCCGCCGGGGTGATCGTCCGGGACGACGCCGACCGGCCCATCCGCAACCACCTGCCCGACAGCCTGCGGGTCGTGCGGGGGTTGCCCGTTCCCGCCGAGGTGCACGAGGTGGCGGACGTCAGCGAGCGCGCGGTTCAGCAGCGGCTCGTGGACTGGCTGCTCGCCGACGGGTGGAAGGTCGTGCGGGTCGCGGACACGCGCAGTCGGGAGCGGGGGACCGACGTGGTGGTGGAGCGCGGGGCGCGGACCTTGCACGTCGAGGTGAAGGGGTTCCCCAGCAGCCGGTACGTCGACCCGGCGCGTGCTGGTGAGGTCAAGCGGACCCTGCCCGCCGTCCAGGCGCGGTCCGAGTTCGCGGCTGCCCTGCTCAAAGGGCTTCAGCTCCGGCAGGCGCACCCGGACGACGTGGTGGCGCTGGCGCTGCCCGACCGGCTCACGCATCGGCGCAACCTGGAGTCCGTCGCCTCCGTGTTCCCCCGGATGGGGCTCACCGTGTTCCTGGTCGGGGACGACGGCGCGGTCGAGGCCCGGTGGGGGGAGCAGCTTCCCGCCCAGGGATAG
- a CDS encoding PE domain-containing protein, giving the protein MLFITGVEGASAPSTLTMCISPDRVVALKKQYERVRNKVSELLTQHEYQLVKTPLASDQVSQEAAADFLKNALKSFEVLQEFRDKMNENIKLLEEAIVEYDLVEEQNSDAFRSTEGIS; this is encoded by the coding sequence ATGCTGTTCATCACAGGAGTGGAGGGCGCTTCAGCGCCCTCCACGTTAACGATGTGCATATCCCCTGACCGGGTAGTGGCGCTGAAGAAGCAGTACGAAAGAGTCAGGAACAAGGTTTCCGAACTGCTCACGCAGCACGAATATCAACTGGTCAAGACCCCACTCGCCTCTGACCAGGTTTCACAGGAAGCTGCAGCAGACTTCCTGAAGAACGCCCTGAAGTCCTTCGAAGTGCTTCAGGAATTTCGCGACAAAATGAACGAGAACATCAAACTCCTCGAGGAGGCAATCGTGGAGTACGACCTGGTCGAGGAGCAGAATAGCGACGCGTTCCGCTCAACAGAAGGAATCTCCTGA
- a CDS encoding slipin family protein: MKAVVMPWHRAVRFRDGEHVGELGPGGHRVSRRDELRRADTRLQVSTPSAQEIPTADGVHVRVTPALTYAVVDASRHVLAADSPTQVLHLACRLRLRAAVAARAHDRIDPERAAIAAELHEGLRPLVDEIGVEVREVAIRDVVMPPEPRRAAIAEITARAEGRAALERARGESAALRSLLNAARLAEEHPVLLQLRPLQNAQTVVVEQSGAPRRAKRARREAADQHAQPGDSPR, translated from the coding sequence GTGAAGGCCGTCGTCATGCCGTGGCACCGCGCCGTGCGCTTCCGCGACGGGGAGCACGTCGGCGAGCTCGGGCCGGGCGGGCACCGCGTGAGCCGCCGCGACGAGCTGCGCCGGGCCGACACCCGCCTCCAGGTGAGCACGCCCTCAGCCCAGGAGATCCCCACCGCCGACGGCGTCCACGTCCGCGTCACGCCCGCGCTCACCTACGCCGTGGTGGACGCCTCCCGGCACGTGCTGGCCGCCGACTCGCCCACCCAGGTGCTCCACCTCGCCTGCCGGCTGCGCCTGCGCGCCGCCGTCGCCGCCCGCGCCCACGACCGGATCGACCCCGAGCGCGCCGCCATCGCCGCCGAGCTGCACGAGGGCCTGCGCCCCCTGGTGGACGAGATCGGCGTGGAGGTGCGCGAGGTGGCGATCCGCGACGTCGTCATGCCGCCCGAGCCGCGCCGCGCCGCCATCGCCGAGATCACCGCCCGCGCCGAGGGCCGCGCCGCCCTGGAGCGCGCCAGGGGCGAGAGCGCCGCGCTGCGCTCCCTGCTCAACGCGGCCCGCCTCGCCGAGGAGCACCCCGTGCTGCTCCAGCTCCGCCCGCTCCAGAACGCCCAGACGGTCGTGGTGGAGCAGAGCGGCGCGCCCCGGCGCGCCAAGCGGGCCAGGCGCGAGGCCGCCGACCAGCACGCCCAGCCGGGCGACAGCCCTCGCTAA
- a CDS encoding class I SAM-dependent RNA methyltransferase, producing the protein MSTTTWLKQVVEVEVGAVAHGGHCVARHEGRVIFVRHALPGELVRVLITSDNGGSFCRGDAVEVLRSSPDRVTPPCPFSGPGMCGGCDWQHASWGAQRDLKAAVVAEQLQRLAGVEREVVVEPLPGGHRDWRTRLRLAVGRDGKPGFRGHHSHDVIPVDHCVIAAPHALDDVLDRAWRPGSELAVTLDSTGKQHVTEIAPAQRRGGRRPTPGPSKLRRGSGGAVERAADRDWLVRADGFWQVHPHAADTFARVVGEWAACEPGDHAWDLYGGAGLFASVLAAQVGETGSVEVVESATNAVRDGQRALADLPQVKWHVGRVEDSVTRAPFTDRSPSVVVLDPPRKGAGAAVLDAVAARRPARVVYVACDPAALARDVALLAGHGYRLAQLRAFDAFPMTHHVECVALFTRGD; encoded by the coding sequence GCACGCGCTGCCCGGCGAGCTCGTCCGCGTCCTGATCACCTCCGACAACGGAGGCTCGTTCTGCCGCGGCGACGCCGTCGAGGTCCTGCGGTCCAGCCCGGACCGGGTCACCCCGCCGTGCCCGTTCTCCGGACCGGGCATGTGCGGCGGCTGCGACTGGCAGCACGCCTCCTGGGGCGCCCAGCGCGACCTCAAGGCCGCCGTCGTCGCCGAGCAGCTCCAGCGCCTCGCGGGCGTGGAGCGCGAGGTGGTGGTCGAGCCGCTGCCCGGCGGCCACCGCGACTGGCGCACCCGGCTGCGGCTCGCCGTCGGCCGCGACGGCAAGCCCGGCTTCCGGGGCCACCACAGCCACGACGTGATCCCGGTCGACCACTGCGTGATCGCCGCGCCCCACGCGCTGGACGACGTGCTCGACCGCGCCTGGCGGCCCGGCTCCGAGCTGGCCGTCACGCTCGACTCCACCGGCAAGCAGCACGTCACCGAGATCGCCCCCGCCCAGCGCAGGGGCGGCAGGCGGCCGACGCCCGGCCCGTCCAAGCTGCGCAGGGGCAGCGGCGGCGCCGTCGAGCGCGCCGCGGACCGCGACTGGCTGGTGCGCGCCGACGGCTTCTGGCAGGTCCACCCGCACGCGGCCGACACGTTCGCCCGCGTCGTCGGCGAGTGGGCCGCCTGCGAGCCCGGCGACCACGCCTGGGACCTGTACGGCGGCGCGGGCCTGTTCGCGTCCGTCCTGGCCGCCCAGGTCGGCGAGACCGGTTCCGTCGAGGTGGTCGAGTCCGCCACGAACGCCGTCCGCGACGGGCAGCGCGCCCTCGCCGACCTGCCGCAGGTGAAGTGGCACGTGGGCCGGGTGGAGGACTCCGTCACCCGCGCGCCGTTCACCGACCGGTCACCCTCCGTCGTCGTCCTCGACCCGCCCCGCAAGGGCGCGGGCGCCGCGGTCCTCGACGCCGTCGCCGCGCGCCGCCCCGCCAGGGTGGTGTACGTCGCCTGCGACCCCGCGGCCCTGGCCAGGGACGTCGCCCTGCTCGCCGGTCACGGCTACCGGTTGGCCCAGCTCAGGGCGTTCGACGCGTTCCCGATGACGCACCACGTCGAGTGCGTCGCCCTGTTCACGCGCGGTGACTGA
- a CDS encoding response regulator transcription factor, translated as MRILVVEDEAPLADAIARGLRREGMAVDVAYDGESGHEKSSVTRYDVVVLDRDLPGMSGDELCGEILSSGALTRVMMLTASSGIEDRVEGLSLGADDYLAKPFAFPELVARVRALARRATPATPPLLTARDVELDPARRTVRRGGQPVELTRKEFGVLEVLLAAKGSVVSSEELLERVWDENADPFTTTVRVTVMTLRKKLGEPGIIDTVVGSGYRVPTAGSAEG; from the coding sequence GTGCGCATCCTGGTAGTCGAGGACGAGGCGCCACTGGCCGACGCGATCGCGCGCGGCCTGCGGCGCGAGGGCATGGCCGTGGACGTGGCCTACGACGGGGAGAGCGGGCACGAGAAGTCCTCGGTCACCCGCTACGACGTGGTCGTGCTCGACCGCGACCTGCCCGGCATGTCCGGCGACGAGCTGTGCGGGGAGATCCTCAGCTCGGGGGCGCTCACCAGGGTCATGATGCTGACCGCCAGCTCCGGGATCGAGGACCGCGTCGAGGGCCTGTCCCTCGGCGCGGACGACTACCTGGCCAAGCCGTTCGCGTTCCCCGAGCTGGTCGCGCGGGTCAGGGCGCTGGCCCGCCGCGCCACCCCGGCCACCCCGCCGCTGCTCACCGCCCGCGACGTCGAGCTGGACCCGGCCCGCCGCACCGTGCGGCGCGGCGGCCAGCCGGTCGAGCTGACCCGCAAGGAGTTCGGCGTCCTGGAGGTCCTGCTCGCGGCCAAGGGCTCCGTGGTCAGCAGCGAGGAGCTCCTGGAGCGGGTCTGGGACGAGAACGCCGACCCGTTCACCACGACCGTCCGGGTCACCGTCATGACCCTGCGCAAGAAGCTCGGCGAGCCTGGCATCATCGACACCGTGGTCGGCTCCGGTTACCGAGTCCCGACGGCAGGCTCCGCTGAAGGCTGA
- a CDS encoding nucleotide pyrophosphohydrolase, whose amino-acid sequence MSESETGSEHRGDKSLADLKQALRDFAAARDWDTYHTPKNLVMALSGEVGELTDLFQWLTPEQAAAAMQDPELAWNVRDELADVVHYLVRLADKLDVDLVDAAFAKIERNERRFPTGDLRPVE is encoded by the coding sequence ATGAGCGAGAGCGAGACCGGGTCCGAGCACCGCGGTGACAAGTCCCTGGCCGACCTGAAGCAGGCCCTGCGCGACTTCGCCGCCGCCCGCGACTGGGACACCTACCACACGCCGAAGAACCTGGTCATGGCCCTGTCCGGCGAGGTGGGGGAGCTGACCGACCTGTTCCAGTGGCTCACGCCCGAGCAGGCCGCCGCCGCGATGCAGGACCCCGAGTTGGCCTGGAACGTGCGTGACGAGCTGGCCGATGTGGTCCACTACCTGGTGCGGCTGGCCGACAAGCTCGACGTCGACCTGGTCGACGCGGCCTTCGCGAAGATCGAGCGCAACGAGCGCCGCTTCCCCACCGGTGACCTTCGCCCGGTCGAGTGA
- a CDS encoding PPE domain-containing protein: MTNGGHNFDAMSHKTLYQLLNDRKHGVPEAVTEGWNEFDRVLGEATSELDSAIRDSGAVWIGTAGEEFRASNAPLVQWAQEAREAGVATRRSFEEHVSCYNAARHNMPKPVQVTSTANDDFCGIPSKLIHLVGGQTDQDIQERLANEAKRVAVRVMQSYGAGTASALDAVGDFVPPPAITTRVDESPIAPPPRVLTASTPPPLLPSHPLPFQSPPQPEHHSAPALTTPQGTTESASATPAAPQQASTPPLTTTPSATPQQPAQSFTVLPGIGSTSPAGTTLTTAAASPTSITSRLNPGLGSSGAGSGSRTLSGPPPIGGHTAPGGPHGPGGPGGAHGGSRPVVTTGAPLPTTPQQATRLPASATPPPAGMTALPPNGRSSEHDQHRRTAAYLEEHRDVWGADSIPKVSPPVIGDDHQ, translated from the coding sequence ATGACGAACGGGGGGCACAACTTCGACGCGATGTCGCACAAAACGCTCTACCAACTGCTGAACGACCGGAAGCACGGAGTCCCCGAGGCAGTCACCGAGGGGTGGAACGAGTTCGACCGCGTGCTCGGCGAGGCCACTTCCGAACTCGACTCCGCCATCAGGGATTCCGGGGCGGTGTGGATCGGCACTGCAGGCGAGGAGTTCAGGGCGTCCAACGCGCCGCTCGTGCAGTGGGCGCAGGAAGCACGAGAAGCGGGGGTCGCCACCCGCAGATCGTTCGAGGAGCACGTTTCCTGCTACAACGCCGCACGGCACAATATGCCGAAACCGGTCCAGGTGACCTCCACGGCGAACGACGACTTCTGCGGGATCCCCAGCAAGTTGATCCACCTCGTCGGGGGGCAGACCGACCAGGACATCCAGGAGCGGCTCGCGAACGAGGCCAAACGGGTTGCCGTGCGGGTCATGCAGAGCTACGGCGCAGGCACGGCCAGCGCGCTGGACGCGGTCGGTGACTTCGTCCCACCGCCCGCCATCACCACTAGGGTCGACGAGAGCCCCATAGCCCCGCCACCCCGTGTCCTGACCGCCAGCACTCCCCCGCCCCTGTTACCCAGCCACCCGCTTCCGTTCCAGTCGCCACCGCAGCCTGAGCACCACAGCGCCCCAGCCCTCACCACACCGCAGGGCACCACGGAAAGCGCCTCAGCAACCCCCGCAGCGCCCCAGCAGGCGTCAACACCACCACTCACCACAACACCCTCGGCAACACCCCAGCAGCCCGCTCAGAGCTTCACCGTCCTCCCCGGCATCGGCAGCACCTCCCCGGCGGGCACAACGCTCACCACCGCCGCGGCCAGCCCCACGAGCATCACCAGCCGCCTCAACCCCGGTCTCGGCAGCAGCGGCGCAGGCAGTGGATCCCGCACCCTCTCGGGCCCTCCCCCCATCGGCGGTCACACCGCCCCCGGAGGCCCCCACGGGCCCGGTGGACCCGGTGGCGCGCACGGCGGAAGCCGCCCGGTCGTCACCACCGGCGCACCGCTCCCCACCACACCGCAGCAGGCCACCCGCCTCCCCGCCTCCGCCACCCCGCCCCCGGCCGGGATGACCGCCCTCCCCCCGAACGGCAGGTCGAGCGAGCACGACCAGCACCGCAGAACCGCCGCCTACCTCGAAGAGCACCGCGACGTCTGGGGCGCCGACAGCATCCCCAAGGTCAGCCCCCCGGTGATCGGAGACGACCACCAGTGA
- a CDS encoding HNH endonuclease, translated as MIPSAGSPGHRHDDPVPPHQPDRSTRLEQALSRDGADCAWCRREFDRNTRPTTDHLVPKAKGGPSWLENELAACPRCNRTRGHTSPVDWLAECERRGWSPDRPRVTTLLQALEAAIATHGGQRRARHYLAAQLRRLDRGTDHPRN; from the coding sequence ATGATCCCGTCGGCGGGCTCCCCCGGACACCGCCACGATGACCCAGTGCCCCCACACCAACCGGACCGATCCACCCGTCTGGAGCAGGCGCTGAGCCGCGACGGCGCCGACTGCGCGTGGTGCAGGCGCGAGTTCGACCGGAACACCAGACCGACGACGGACCACCTGGTCCCGAAGGCCAAGGGCGGCCCGTCCTGGCTGGAGAACGAACTGGCGGCCTGCCCGAGGTGCAACCGGACGAGGGGCCACACCTCCCCGGTCGACTGGCTGGCCGAGTGCGAACGAAGGGGTTGGTCCCCGGACCGCCCCAGGGTGACCACCCTGCTCCAAGCCCTGGAGGCGGCGATAGCGACGCACGGCGGCCAACGCCGGGCGAGGCACTACCTGGCAGCCCAGCTCCGCAGACTCGACCGAGGGACAGACCACCCGCGAAACTAG
- a CDS encoding DUF3558 domain-containing protein, protein MHETTLRTRKSSLPPASAQRAVIFTAMMISLVSAIATAVSTLSPESTTSGTARAVSQPQGAQVPPMASSSQASPQRPVRQEGQWLDITKVKPCGLLSPEELTKIGMGRGGREIELSAFEAIGCTWSDTDGIDTVVPVTNEGIEVWFEGNRTGKLTKTIKIDSFPAITVQIDGYPNRCDVMVDTNAGQYLNASHSRSTKKIDVNQTPCERAIRLAQGAVRTLEALQGVR, encoded by the coding sequence ATGCACGAAACGACGCTGCGCACACGCAAATCATCACTACCCCCCGCTTCAGCACAGAGAGCAGTCATTTTCACCGCCATGATGATCAGCTTGGTTTCAGCCATCGCCACGGCGGTATCGACGCTCTCGCCCGAGAGCACCACATCGGGTACGGCCAGAGCCGTTTCACAACCGCAGGGCGCCCAGGTTCCACCGATGGCTTCGTCGTCACAAGCCAGCCCTCAGAGGCCGGTCAGACAGGAAGGGCAGTGGTTGGACATCACCAAGGTGAAGCCTTGCGGCCTGCTCTCCCCTGAGGAGCTCACCAAGATCGGAATGGGACGCGGCGGGCGCGAGATCGAACTGTCCGCCTTCGAAGCCATTGGATGCACGTGGTCGGACACCGATGGGATCGACACAGTGGTTCCCGTCACCAACGAGGGAATAGAGGTCTGGTTCGAGGGCAACCGCACCGGGAAGCTCACCAAGACGATCAAGATCGACAGCTTCCCGGCTATCACCGTCCAGATCGACGGTTATCCGAACCGCTGCGACGTCATGGTCGACACGAACGCCGGGCAGTACCTCAACGCCTCCCACTCCCGCAGCACCAAGAAGATCGACGTGAACCAGACACCTTGCGAGCGCGCGATCCGACTCGCGCAAGGAGCAGTGCGGACGCTGGAAGCACTCCAGGGGGTGCGATGA
- a CDS encoding peptidase inhibitor family I36 protein translates to MRSTIIASTLLITAPLLMATNAPRCDRGEFCAWSTTNYAGAARRLDLETANPDECVPLPDNLVARSFANRLNRLVSVYQGADCSTEADFTTYPGGGTWVPDAPFVIRAVQVWN, encoded by the coding sequence ATGAGATCAACGATCATCGCCTCCACCCTGCTCATCACCGCCCCGCTCCTGATGGCGACCAACGCCCCGAGGTGCGACCGAGGCGAGTTCTGCGCGTGGTCCACCACCAACTACGCAGGCGCCGCACGCAGGCTGGACCTGGAAACCGCCAACCCGGACGAGTGCGTTCCCCTGCCGGACAACCTGGTGGCCCGCTCCTTCGCCAACCGCCTCAACCGCCTGGTCTCGGTGTACCAGGGAGCGGACTGCTCAACGGAGGCGGACTTCACCACCTATCCGGGTGGCGGCACCTGGGTGCCGGACGCTCCGTTTGTGATCAGGGCGGTGCAAGTCTGGAATTGA
- the dxs gene encoding 1-deoxy-D-xylulose-5-phosphate synthase, translating into MSLLESVNGPADLKRLDHDQLAALADEVRRFLIDKVSRTGGHLGPNLGVVELTIAMHRVFDSPHDSVVFDTGHQSYVHKILTGRREGFDTLRKKGGLSGYPSREESEHDVEGNSHASTALSYADGLAKAYQLTGQRDRHVVALVGDGALTGGMCWEALNNIASGADRPVVIVVNDNGRSYSPTIGGLADHLTSLRLQPGYERALERGKSALQSAPILGKPLYAALHAAKRGIKDAISPQAMFEDLGLKYLGPVDGHDIAAVESALHRAKSFGGPVIVHTVTRKGNGFAPAENHEADQMHATGVIDPITGENLSPSKRTWTHVFADELAALGGEREDLVAITAAMRGPTGLDKFAAAFPDRCFDVGIAEQHAMTSAAGLAMGGMHPVVAIYATFLNRAFDQLLLDVALHRQGVTVVLDRAGITGPDGASHHGMWDLSILGVIPGVRVAAPRDAGTLAEELREAVAVDDAPTVIRYPKASVGADLPAVERIGSVDVLSRDGDDVLLVAVGAFGELGLAAARKLADQGIGVTVVDPRWIYPVPPELVAMAANHRLVVTVEDGGRHGGFGWTLAAALRDADVETPLRDVGVPQAFHDHAERAEVLADLGLTAQDVARRITEWVVAEQPSENEATARK; encoded by the coding sequence GTGTCGCTGCTGGAATCCGTCAACGGACCGGCTGACCTGAAACGGCTTGACCACGACCAACTCGCCGCGCTGGCCGACGAGGTCCGCCGATTCCTGATCGACAAGGTCTCCCGCACCGGCGGGCACCTCGGCCCCAACCTCGGGGTCGTCGAGCTGACCATCGCCATGCACCGGGTCTTCGACTCGCCGCACGACTCGGTGGTGTTCGACACCGGGCACCAGAGCTACGTGCACAAGATCCTCACCGGTCGGCGCGAGGGCTTCGACACCCTGCGCAAGAAGGGCGGCCTGTCCGGCTACCCGTCCCGCGAGGAGTCCGAGCACGACGTCGAGGGCAACAGCCACGCCTCCACCGCGCTGTCCTACGCGGACGGCCTGGCCAAGGCCTACCAGCTCACCGGCCAGCGGGACCGGCACGTCGTCGCCCTCGTCGGCGACGGCGCCCTCACCGGCGGCATGTGCTGGGAGGCGCTCAACAACATCGCCTCGGGCGCCGACCGGCCCGTGGTGATCGTCGTCAACGACAACGGCCGCTCCTACTCGCCCACCATCGGCGGCCTCGCCGACCACCTCACCTCCCTGCGCCTGCAGCCCGGCTACGAGCGGGCCCTGGAGCGCGGCAAGTCCGCGCTCCAGTCGGCCCCGATCCTGGGCAAGCCCCTCTACGCCGCCCTGCACGCCGCCAAGCGCGGCATCAAGGACGCCATCAGCCCGCAGGCCATGTTCGAGGACCTCGGCCTGAAGTACCTCGGACCGGTCGACGGCCACGACATCGCCGCCGTGGAGTCCGCGCTGCACCGCGCCAAGTCGTTCGGCGGGCCGGTCATCGTGCACACCGTCACCCGCAAGGGCAACGGCTTCGCCCCGGCCGAGAACCACGAGGCCGACCAGATGCACGCCACCGGCGTCATCGACCCGATCACCGGCGAGAACCTCAGCCCGTCCAAGCGCACCTGGACGCACGTCTTCGCGGACGAACTGGCCGCGCTCGGCGGCGAGCGCGAGGACCTCGTCGCCATCACCGCCGCGATGCGCGGCCCGACGGGGCTGGACAAGTTCGCCGCGGCCTTCCCGGACCGCTGCTTCGACGTCGGCATCGCCGAGCAGCACGCCATGACCTCGGCCGCCGGCCTGGCCATGGGCGGGATGCACCCGGTCGTCGCGATCTACGCGACGTTCCTCAACCGGGCCTTCGACCAGCTCCTGCTCGACGTGGCGCTGCACCGCCAGGGCGTCACCGTCGTGCTCGACCGCGCGGGCATCACCGGCCCGGACGGCGCGTCCCACCACGGCATGTGGGACCTGTCGATCCTCGGCGTGATCCCCGGCGTCCGGGTGGCCGCCCCGCGTGACGCGGGCACCCTCGCCGAGGAGCTGCGCGAGGCCGTCGCGGTCGACGACGCCCCCACGGTCATCCGCTACCCCAAGGCCTCCGTGGGCGCGGACCTGCCCGCCGTCGAGCGGATCGGCTCGGTGGACGTGCTCAGCCGCGACGGCGACGACGTGCTGCTCGTGGCCGTCGGCGCCTTCGGCGAGCTGGGCCTGGCCGCCGCCCGCAAGCTCGCCGACCAGGGCATCGGCGTCACCGTGGTCGACCCGCGCTGGATCTACCCGGTGCCGCCGGAGCTGGTCGCCATGGCGGCGAACCACCGACTCGTCGTCACCGTCGAGGACGGCGGACGGCACGGCGGCTTCGGCTGGACCCTGGCCGCCGCGCTGCGCGACGCCGACGTGGAGACCCCGCTGCGCGACGTGGGCGTGCCGCAGGCGTTCCACGACCACGCCGAGCGCGCCGAGGTCCTCGCCGACCTCGGGCTCACCGCGCAGGACGTGGCCCGCCGCATCACCGAGTGGGTCGTCGCCGAGCAGCCCTCGGAAAACGAGGCGACGGCCCGCAAGTAG
- a CDS encoding ESX secretion-associated protein EspG, producing MRFVLSKVELELCWEHLGLGELPTILSSPSHGATHDERRALHVEAWRDLERRDLAGGSELSPSLAGRLQLLAAPEREVDARLRLDDGPRVRALAATRRGHGLLAVLTSDRITVTDVAHHSLADAVVTLLPPHPAPRARSISLLATELDAAVERSNDSPARLERLLHEAGLGHQDARQVREVLGDVQRTGQFGASSRTGRTGRRRGPYAINFYDTPCGRWQFTRRPSPDGRQWATLAPADHPRLVSAVAELLAAT from the coding sequence GTGAGATTCGTCCTCTCCAAGGTGGAGCTGGAGCTCTGCTGGGAGCACCTCGGCCTCGGCGAGCTCCCCACCATCCTGTCCTCCCCCTCCCACGGCGCCACGCACGACGAGCGCCGCGCCCTCCACGTCGAGGCGTGGCGCGACCTGGAGCGCCGGGACCTCGCGGGTGGCAGCGAGCTCAGCCCCTCCCTCGCGGGCAGGCTCCAGCTGCTCGCCGCGCCCGAGCGCGAGGTCGACGCCCGCCTGCGGCTCGACGACGGGCCCCGCGTGCGCGCGCTCGCGGCCACCCGGCGCGGGCACGGGCTGCTCGCCGTCCTGACCTCCGACCGGATCACCGTCACCGACGTCGCCCACCACTCGCTCGCCGACGCGGTCGTCACCCTGCTCCCCCCGCACCCCGCCCCGCGCGCCCGCTCGATCTCGCTGCTCGCCACCGAGCTGGACGCCGCGGTCGAGCGGTCCAACGACTCCCCGGCGCGTCTGGAGCGCCTGCTGCACGAGGCCGGGTTGGGGCACCAGGACGCCCGGCAGGTCCGCGAGGTGCTGGGGGACGTGCAGCGGACCGGCCAGTTCGGCGCCTCCAGCCGCACGGGCCGCACCGGCCGCCGCCGGGGGCCGTACGCGATCAACTTCTACGACACCCCCTGCGGCCGCTGGCAGTTCACCCGGCGGCCCTCGCCCGACGGGCGGCAGTGGGCCACGCTCGCGCCCGCGGACCACCCCCGGTTGGTCAGCGCGGTCGCGGAGCTGCTCGCCGCCACCTGA